The Papio anubis isolate 15944 chromosome 1, Panubis1.0, whole genome shotgun sequence genome window below encodes:
- the DDX59 gene encoding probable ATP-dependent RNA helicase DDX59 isoform X2, producing the protein MFVPRSLKIKRHANGDGKSCVAKIIKSDPEDLQLDKSRDAPVDALVTEAATTPDRHSSESCPFPSPGGQLAEVHSVSPEQGVKDSHPSEEPVKSFSKTQRWAEPGEPVCVVCGRYGEYICDKTDEDVCSLECKAKHLLQVKEKEEKSKLSNPQKADSEPESPLNASYVYKEHPFILNLQEDQIENLKQQLGILVQGQEVTRPIIDFEHCSFPEVLNHNLKKSGYEVPTPIQMQMIPVGLLGRDILASADTGSGKTAAFLLPVIMRALFESKTPSALILTPTRELAIQIERQAKELMSGLPRMKTVLLVGGLPLPPQLYRLQQQVKVIIATPGRLLDIIKQSSVELCGIKIVVVDEADTMLKMGFQQQVLDILENIPNDYQTILVSATIPSSIEQLASQLLHNPVRIITGEKNLPCANDKKLFKPPVLVFVDCKLGADLLSEAVQKITGLKSISIHSEKSQIERKNILKGLLEGDYEVVVSTGVLGRGLDLISVRLVVNFDMPSSMDEYVHQVGRVGRLGQNGTAITFINNNSKRLFWDIAKRVKPTGSILPPQLLNSPYLHDQKRKEQQKDKQTQNDLVTGANLMDIIRKHDKSNSQK; encoded by the exons ATGTTTGTTCCAAgatctttaaaaatcaagagGCACGCTAATGGTGATGGCAAAAGTTGTGTGGCTAAGATAATTAAATCAGACCCAGAAGACCTTCAGTTGGACAAAAGCAGAGATGCTCCCGTTGATGCTCTAGTTACAGAAGCAGCCACAACACCAGACAGGCACAGCAGCGAATCATGCCCTTTCCCCAGCCCAGGTGGCCAGTTGGCAGAGGTTCATTCAGTAAGTCCCGAGCAGGGTGTGAAGGACAGCCATCCTTCTGAAGAGCCTGTTAAGTCATTTTCCAAAACTCAGCGCTGGGCAGAGCCGGGGGAACCCGTCTGTGTTGTCTGTGGTCGTTACGGAGAGTATATCTGTGATAAGACAGATGAAGATGTGTGTAGTTTGGAGTGTAAAGCGAAACATCTTCTGCAAgttaaggaaaaggaagagaaatcaaaACTCAGCAATCCACAGAAGGCTGATTCTGAGCCAGAGTCTCCACTGAATGCTTCCTATGTCTACAAAgagcatccctttattttgaaccttcAGGAAGACCAGATTGAAAATCTTAAACAGCAGCTGGGAATTTTAGTTCAAGGGCAAGAAGTCACTAGGCCCATTATTGACTTTGAACATTGTAGTTTCCCCGAGGTCTTAAATCACAACTTGAAGAAATCAGGCTATGAGGTGCCAACCCCCATTCAAATGCAGATGATTCCTGTGGGACTTCTGGGAAGAGACATTCTGGCCAGTGCAGACACTGGCTCAGGAAAAACAgctgcttttcttcttcctgttatCATGCGAGCTTTATTCGAG agcaaaactccatctgcaCTCATTCTTACACCAACCAGAGAATTAGCCATTCAGATAGAGAGACAAGCTAAAGAATTGATGAGTGGCCTGCCACGCATGAAAACCGTGCTTCTTGTAGGGGGCTTACCCTTACCCCCACAGCTTTATCGTCTGCAACAACAAGTTAAG GTTATCATAGCAACCCCTGGGCGACTTCTGGATATAATAAAGCAGAGCTCTGTAGAACTCTGTGGTATAAAGATTGTTGTAGTAGATGAA gcTGATACCATGTTAAAGATGGGCTTTCAACAACAAGTGCttgacattttggaaaacattccTAATGATTATCAGACCATTTTGGTTTCAGCCACAATTCCAAGTAGCATAGAGCAACTAGCAAGCCAGCTTCTGCATAATCCTGTGAGAATTATCACTGGAGAAAAGAACCTGCCTTGTGCCAAT gatAAGAAACTCTTTAAACCTCCAGTGTTAGTATTTGTGGACTGCAAACTAGGAGCAGATCTTTTGAGTGAAGCCGTTCAGAAAATCACAGGGCTGAAAAGCATATCTATACATTCAGAGAAGTCgcaaatagaaaggaaaaacatattGAAG GGATTACTCGAAGGAGACTATGAAGTTGTAGTGAGCACAGGAGTCTTGGGACGAGGCCTAGACTTGATCAGTGTCAGGCTGGTTGTCAATTTTGATATGCCTTCAAGTATGGATGAGTATGTCCATCAG GTTGGAAGAGTAGGAAGATTAGGTCAAAATGGAACAGCAATTACTTTCATCAATAATAATTCAAAAAGACTCTTCTGGGATATCGCAAAACGAGTAAAGCCCACAGGATCCATTCTTCCCCCCCAGTTATTAAATTCCCCATACCTTCATGACCAGAAGAGGAAGGAACAACAGAAAGATAAACAGACACAGAATGATCTGGTTACAGGAGCTAATCTTATGGATATTATCAGAAAACATGATAAAAGTAATTCTCAAAAATGA
- the DDX59 gene encoding probable ATP-dependent RNA helicase DDX59 isoform X1 encodes MFVPRSLKIKRHANGDGKSCVAKIIKSDPEDLQLDKSRDAPVDALVTEAATTPDRHSSESCPFPSPGGQLAEVHSVSPEQGVKDSHPSEEPVKSFSKTQRWAEPGEPVCVVCGRYGEYICDKTDEDVCSLECKAKHLLQVKEKEEKSKLSNPQKADSEPESPLNASYVYKEHPFILNLQEDQIENLKQQLGILVQGQEVTRPIIDFEHCSFPEVLNHNLKKSGYEVPTPIQMQMIPVGLLGRDILASADTGSGKTAAFLLPVIMRALFESKTPSALILTPTRELAIQIERQAKELMSGLPRMKTVLLVGGLPLPPQLYRLQQQVKVIIATPGRLLDIIKQSSVELCGIKIVVVDEADTMLKMGFQQQVLDILENIPNDYQTILVSATIPSSIEQLASQLLHNPVRIITGEKNLPCANVRQIILWVEDPAKKKKLFEILNDKKLFKPPVLVFVDCKLGADLLSEAVQKITGLKSISIHSEKSQIERKNILKGLLEGDYEVVVSTGVLGRGLDLISVRLVVNFDMPSSMDEYVHQVGRVGRLGQNGTAITFINNNSKRLFWDIAKRVKPTGSILPPQLLNSPYLHDQKRKEQQKDKQTQNDLVTGANLMDIIRKHDKSNSQK; translated from the exons ATGTTTGTTCCAAgatctttaaaaatcaagagGCACGCTAATGGTGATGGCAAAAGTTGTGTGGCTAAGATAATTAAATCAGACCCAGAAGACCTTCAGTTGGACAAAAGCAGAGATGCTCCCGTTGATGCTCTAGTTACAGAAGCAGCCACAACACCAGACAGGCACAGCAGCGAATCATGCCCTTTCCCCAGCCCAGGTGGCCAGTTGGCAGAGGTTCATTCAGTAAGTCCCGAGCAGGGTGTGAAGGACAGCCATCCTTCTGAAGAGCCTGTTAAGTCATTTTCCAAAACTCAGCGCTGGGCAGAGCCGGGGGAACCCGTCTGTGTTGTCTGTGGTCGTTACGGAGAGTATATCTGTGATAAGACAGATGAAGATGTGTGTAGTTTGGAGTGTAAAGCGAAACATCTTCTGCAAgttaaggaaaaggaagagaaatcaaaACTCAGCAATCCACAGAAGGCTGATTCTGAGCCAGAGTCTCCACTGAATGCTTCCTATGTCTACAAAgagcatccctttattttgaaccttcAGGAAGACCAGATTGAAAATCTTAAACAGCAGCTGGGAATTTTAGTTCAAGGGCAAGAAGTCACTAGGCCCATTATTGACTTTGAACATTGTAGTTTCCCCGAGGTCTTAAATCACAACTTGAAGAAATCAGGCTATGAGGTGCCAACCCCCATTCAAATGCAGATGATTCCTGTGGGACTTCTGGGAAGAGACATTCTGGCCAGTGCAGACACTGGCTCAGGAAAAACAgctgcttttcttcttcctgttatCATGCGAGCTTTATTCGAG agcaaaactccatctgcaCTCATTCTTACACCAACCAGAGAATTAGCCATTCAGATAGAGAGACAAGCTAAAGAATTGATGAGTGGCCTGCCACGCATGAAAACCGTGCTTCTTGTAGGGGGCTTACCCTTACCCCCACAGCTTTATCGTCTGCAACAACAAGTTAAG GTTATCATAGCAACCCCTGGGCGACTTCTGGATATAATAAAGCAGAGCTCTGTAGAACTCTGTGGTATAAAGATTGTTGTAGTAGATGAA gcTGATACCATGTTAAAGATGGGCTTTCAACAACAAGTGCttgacattttggaaaacattccTAATGATTATCAGACCATTTTGGTTTCAGCCACAATTCCAAGTAGCATAGAGCAACTAGCAAGCCAGCTTCTGCATAATCCTGTGAGAATTATCACTGGAGAAAAGAACCTGCCTTGTGCCAATGTACGTCAGATTATTTTGTGGGTAGAAGAcccagccaaaaagaaaaaattatttgaaattttaaat gatAAGAAACTCTTTAAACCTCCAGTGTTAGTATTTGTGGACTGCAAACTAGGAGCAGATCTTTTGAGTGAAGCCGTTCAGAAAATCACAGGGCTGAAAAGCATATCTATACATTCAGAGAAGTCgcaaatagaaaggaaaaacatattGAAG GGATTACTCGAAGGAGACTATGAAGTTGTAGTGAGCACAGGAGTCTTGGGACGAGGCCTAGACTTGATCAGTGTCAGGCTGGTTGTCAATTTTGATATGCCTTCAAGTATGGATGAGTATGTCCATCAG GTTGGAAGAGTAGGAAGATTAGGTCAAAATGGAACAGCAATTACTTTCATCAATAATAATTCAAAAAGACTCTTCTGGGATATCGCAAAACGAGTAAAGCCCACAGGATCCATTCTTCCCCCCCAGTTATTAAATTCCCCATACCTTCATGACCAGAAGAGGAAGGAACAACAGAAAGATAAACAGACACAGAATGATCTGGTTACAGGAGCTAATCTTATGGATATTATCAGAAAACATGATAAAAGTAATTCTCAAAAATGA
- the DDX59 gene encoding probable ATP-dependent RNA helicase DDX59 isoform X4, protein MFVPRSLKIKRHANGDGKSCVAKIIKSDPEDLQLDKSRDAPVDALVTEAATTPDRHSSESCPFPSPGGQLAEVHSVSPEQGVKDSHPSEEPVKSFSKTQRWAEPGEPVCVVCGRYGEYICDKTDEDVCSLECKAKHLLQVKEKEEKSKLSNPQKADSEPESPLNASYVYKEHPFILNLQEDQIENLKQQLGILVQGQEVTRPIIDFEHCSFPEVLNHNLKKSGYEVPTPIQMQMIPVGLLGRDILASADTGSGKTAAFLLPVIMRALFESKTPSALILTPTRELAIQIERQAKELMSGLPRMKTVLLVGGLPLPPQLYRLQQQVKVIIATPGRLLDIIKQSSVELCGIKIVVVDEDKKLFKPPVLVFVDCKLGADLLSEAVQKITGLKSISIHSEKSQIERKNILKGLLEGDYEVVVSTGVLGRGLDLISVRLVVNFDMPSSMDEYVHQVGRVGRLGQNGTAITFINNNSKRLFWDIAKRVKPTGSILPPQLLNSPYLHDQKRKEQQKDKQTQNDLVTGANLMDIIRKHDKSNSQK, encoded by the exons ATGTTTGTTCCAAgatctttaaaaatcaagagGCACGCTAATGGTGATGGCAAAAGTTGTGTGGCTAAGATAATTAAATCAGACCCAGAAGACCTTCAGTTGGACAAAAGCAGAGATGCTCCCGTTGATGCTCTAGTTACAGAAGCAGCCACAACACCAGACAGGCACAGCAGCGAATCATGCCCTTTCCCCAGCCCAGGTGGCCAGTTGGCAGAGGTTCATTCAGTAAGTCCCGAGCAGGGTGTGAAGGACAGCCATCCTTCTGAAGAGCCTGTTAAGTCATTTTCCAAAACTCAGCGCTGGGCAGAGCCGGGGGAACCCGTCTGTGTTGTCTGTGGTCGTTACGGAGAGTATATCTGTGATAAGACAGATGAAGATGTGTGTAGTTTGGAGTGTAAAGCGAAACATCTTCTGCAAgttaaggaaaaggaagagaaatcaaaACTCAGCAATCCACAGAAGGCTGATTCTGAGCCAGAGTCTCCACTGAATGCTTCCTATGTCTACAAAgagcatccctttattttgaaccttcAGGAAGACCAGATTGAAAATCTTAAACAGCAGCTGGGAATTTTAGTTCAAGGGCAAGAAGTCACTAGGCCCATTATTGACTTTGAACATTGTAGTTTCCCCGAGGTCTTAAATCACAACTTGAAGAAATCAGGCTATGAGGTGCCAACCCCCATTCAAATGCAGATGATTCCTGTGGGACTTCTGGGAAGAGACATTCTGGCCAGTGCAGACACTGGCTCAGGAAAAACAgctgcttttcttcttcctgttatCATGCGAGCTTTATTCGAG agcaaaactccatctgcaCTCATTCTTACACCAACCAGAGAATTAGCCATTCAGATAGAGAGACAAGCTAAAGAATTGATGAGTGGCCTGCCACGCATGAAAACCGTGCTTCTTGTAGGGGGCTTACCCTTACCCCCACAGCTTTATCGTCTGCAACAACAAGTTAAG GTTATCATAGCAACCCCTGGGCGACTTCTGGATATAATAAAGCAGAGCTCTGTAGAACTCTGTGGTATAAAGATTGTTGTAGTAGATGAA gatAAGAAACTCTTTAAACCTCCAGTGTTAGTATTTGTGGACTGCAAACTAGGAGCAGATCTTTTGAGTGAAGCCGTTCAGAAAATCACAGGGCTGAAAAGCATATCTATACATTCAGAGAAGTCgcaaatagaaaggaaaaacatattGAAG GGATTACTCGAAGGAGACTATGAAGTTGTAGTGAGCACAGGAGTCTTGGGACGAGGCCTAGACTTGATCAGTGTCAGGCTGGTTGTCAATTTTGATATGCCTTCAAGTATGGATGAGTATGTCCATCAG GTTGGAAGAGTAGGAAGATTAGGTCAAAATGGAACAGCAATTACTTTCATCAATAATAATTCAAAAAGACTCTTCTGGGATATCGCAAAACGAGTAAAGCCCACAGGATCCATTCTTCCCCCCCAGTTATTAAATTCCCCATACCTTCATGACCAGAAGAGGAAGGAACAACAGAAAGATAAACAGACACAGAATGATCTGGTTACAGGAGCTAATCTTATGGATATTATCAGAAAACATGATAAAAGTAATTCTCAAAAATGA
- the DDX59 gene encoding probable ATP-dependent RNA helicase DDX59 isoform X3: MFVPRSLKIKRHANGDGKSCVAKIIKSDPEDLQLDKSRDAPVDALVTEAATTPDRHSSESCPFPSPGGQLAEVHSVSPEQGVKDSHPSEEPVKSFSKTQRWAEPGEPVCVVCGRYGEYICDKTDEDVCSLECKAKHLLQVKEKEEKSKLSNPQKADSEPESPLNASYVYKEHPFILNLQEDQIENLKQQLGILVQGQEVTRPIIDFEHCSFPEVLNHNLKKSGYEVPTPIQMQMIPVGLLGRDILASADTGSGKTAAFLLPVIMRALFESKTPSALILTPTRELAIQIERQAKELMSGLPRMKTVLLVGGLPLPPQLYRLQQQVKADTMLKMGFQQQVLDILENIPNDYQTILVSATIPSSIEQLASQLLHNPVRIITGEKNLPCANVRQIILWVEDPAKKKKLFEILNDKKLFKPPVLVFVDCKLGADLLSEAVQKITGLKSISIHSEKSQIERKNILKGLLEGDYEVVVSTGVLGRGLDLISVRLVVNFDMPSSMDEYVHQVGRVGRLGQNGTAITFINNNSKRLFWDIAKRVKPTGSILPPQLLNSPYLHDQKRKEQQKDKQTQNDLVTGANLMDIIRKHDKSNSQK, translated from the exons ATGTTTGTTCCAAgatctttaaaaatcaagagGCACGCTAATGGTGATGGCAAAAGTTGTGTGGCTAAGATAATTAAATCAGACCCAGAAGACCTTCAGTTGGACAAAAGCAGAGATGCTCCCGTTGATGCTCTAGTTACAGAAGCAGCCACAACACCAGACAGGCACAGCAGCGAATCATGCCCTTTCCCCAGCCCAGGTGGCCAGTTGGCAGAGGTTCATTCAGTAAGTCCCGAGCAGGGTGTGAAGGACAGCCATCCTTCTGAAGAGCCTGTTAAGTCATTTTCCAAAACTCAGCGCTGGGCAGAGCCGGGGGAACCCGTCTGTGTTGTCTGTGGTCGTTACGGAGAGTATATCTGTGATAAGACAGATGAAGATGTGTGTAGTTTGGAGTGTAAAGCGAAACATCTTCTGCAAgttaaggaaaaggaagagaaatcaaaACTCAGCAATCCACAGAAGGCTGATTCTGAGCCAGAGTCTCCACTGAATGCTTCCTATGTCTACAAAgagcatccctttattttgaaccttcAGGAAGACCAGATTGAAAATCTTAAACAGCAGCTGGGAATTTTAGTTCAAGGGCAAGAAGTCACTAGGCCCATTATTGACTTTGAACATTGTAGTTTCCCCGAGGTCTTAAATCACAACTTGAAGAAATCAGGCTATGAGGTGCCAACCCCCATTCAAATGCAGATGATTCCTGTGGGACTTCTGGGAAGAGACATTCTGGCCAGTGCAGACACTGGCTCAGGAAAAACAgctgcttttcttcttcctgttatCATGCGAGCTTTATTCGAG agcaaaactccatctgcaCTCATTCTTACACCAACCAGAGAATTAGCCATTCAGATAGAGAGACAAGCTAAAGAATTGATGAGTGGCCTGCCACGCATGAAAACCGTGCTTCTTGTAGGGGGCTTACCCTTACCCCCACAGCTTTATCGTCTGCAACAACAAGTTAAG gcTGATACCATGTTAAAGATGGGCTTTCAACAACAAGTGCttgacattttggaaaacattccTAATGATTATCAGACCATTTTGGTTTCAGCCACAATTCCAAGTAGCATAGAGCAACTAGCAAGCCAGCTTCTGCATAATCCTGTGAGAATTATCACTGGAGAAAAGAACCTGCCTTGTGCCAATGTACGTCAGATTATTTTGTGGGTAGAAGAcccagccaaaaagaaaaaattatttgaaattttaaat gatAAGAAACTCTTTAAACCTCCAGTGTTAGTATTTGTGGACTGCAAACTAGGAGCAGATCTTTTGAGTGAAGCCGTTCAGAAAATCACAGGGCTGAAAAGCATATCTATACATTCAGAGAAGTCgcaaatagaaaggaaaaacatattGAAG GGATTACTCGAAGGAGACTATGAAGTTGTAGTGAGCACAGGAGTCTTGGGACGAGGCCTAGACTTGATCAGTGTCAGGCTGGTTGTCAATTTTGATATGCCTTCAAGTATGGATGAGTATGTCCATCAG GTTGGAAGAGTAGGAAGATTAGGTCAAAATGGAACAGCAATTACTTTCATCAATAATAATTCAAAAAGACTCTTCTGGGATATCGCAAAACGAGTAAAGCCCACAGGATCCATTCTTCCCCCCCAGTTATTAAATTCCCCATACCTTCATGACCAGAAGAGGAAGGAACAACAGAAAGATAAACAGACACAGAATGATCTGGTTACAGGAGCTAATCTTATGGATATTATCAGAAAACATGATAAAAGTAATTCTCAAAAATGA
- the DDX59 gene encoding probable ATP-dependent RNA helicase DDX59 isoform X5 gives MFVPRSLKIKRHANGDGKSCVAKIIKSDPEDLQLDKSRDAPVDALVTEAATTPDRHSSESCPFPSPGGQLAEVHSVSPEQGVKDSHPSEEPVKSFSKTQRWAEPGEPVCVVCGRYGEYICDKTDEDVCSLECKAKHLLQVKEKEEKSKLSNPQKADSEPESPLNASYVYKEHPFILNLQEDQIENLKQQLGILVQGQEVTRPIIDFEHCSFPEVLNHNLKKSGYEVPTPIQMQMIPVGLLGRDILASADTGSGKTAAFLLPVIMRALFESKTPSALILTPTRELAIQIERQAKELMSGLPRMKTVLLVGGLPLPPQLYRLQQQVKDKKLFKPPVLVFVDCKLGADLLSEAVQKITGLKSISIHSEKSQIERKNILKGLLEGDYEVVVSTGVLGRGLDLISVRLVVNFDMPSSMDEYVHQVGRVGRLGQNGTAITFINNNSKRLFWDIAKRVKPTGSILPPQLLNSPYLHDQKRKEQQKDKQTQNDLVTGANLMDIIRKHDKSNSQK, from the exons ATGTTTGTTCCAAgatctttaaaaatcaagagGCACGCTAATGGTGATGGCAAAAGTTGTGTGGCTAAGATAATTAAATCAGACCCAGAAGACCTTCAGTTGGACAAAAGCAGAGATGCTCCCGTTGATGCTCTAGTTACAGAAGCAGCCACAACACCAGACAGGCACAGCAGCGAATCATGCCCTTTCCCCAGCCCAGGTGGCCAGTTGGCAGAGGTTCATTCAGTAAGTCCCGAGCAGGGTGTGAAGGACAGCCATCCTTCTGAAGAGCCTGTTAAGTCATTTTCCAAAACTCAGCGCTGGGCAGAGCCGGGGGAACCCGTCTGTGTTGTCTGTGGTCGTTACGGAGAGTATATCTGTGATAAGACAGATGAAGATGTGTGTAGTTTGGAGTGTAAAGCGAAACATCTTCTGCAAgttaaggaaaaggaagagaaatcaaaACTCAGCAATCCACAGAAGGCTGATTCTGAGCCAGAGTCTCCACTGAATGCTTCCTATGTCTACAAAgagcatccctttattttgaaccttcAGGAAGACCAGATTGAAAATCTTAAACAGCAGCTGGGAATTTTAGTTCAAGGGCAAGAAGTCACTAGGCCCATTATTGACTTTGAACATTGTAGTTTCCCCGAGGTCTTAAATCACAACTTGAAGAAATCAGGCTATGAGGTGCCAACCCCCATTCAAATGCAGATGATTCCTGTGGGACTTCTGGGAAGAGACATTCTGGCCAGTGCAGACACTGGCTCAGGAAAAACAgctgcttttcttcttcctgttatCATGCGAGCTTTATTCGAG agcaaaactccatctgcaCTCATTCTTACACCAACCAGAGAATTAGCCATTCAGATAGAGAGACAAGCTAAAGAATTGATGAGTGGCCTGCCACGCATGAAAACCGTGCTTCTTGTAGGGGGCTTACCCTTACCCCCACAGCTTTATCGTCTGCAACAACAAGTTAAG gatAAGAAACTCTTTAAACCTCCAGTGTTAGTATTTGTGGACTGCAAACTAGGAGCAGATCTTTTGAGTGAAGCCGTTCAGAAAATCACAGGGCTGAAAAGCATATCTATACATTCAGAGAAGTCgcaaatagaaaggaaaaacatattGAAG GGATTACTCGAAGGAGACTATGAAGTTGTAGTGAGCACAGGAGTCTTGGGACGAGGCCTAGACTTGATCAGTGTCAGGCTGGTTGTCAATTTTGATATGCCTTCAAGTATGGATGAGTATGTCCATCAG GTTGGAAGAGTAGGAAGATTAGGTCAAAATGGAACAGCAATTACTTTCATCAATAATAATTCAAAAAGACTCTTCTGGGATATCGCAAAACGAGTAAAGCCCACAGGATCCATTCTTCCCCCCCAGTTATTAAATTCCCCATACCTTCATGACCAGAAGAGGAAGGAACAACAGAAAGATAAACAGACACAGAATGATCTGGTTACAGGAGCTAATCTTATGGATATTATCAGAAAACATGATAAAAGTAATTCTCAAAAATGA